From Candidatus Zixiibacteriota bacterium, the proteins below share one genomic window:
- a CDS encoding 3-isopropylmalate dehydratase large subunit, which yields MPQTLVEQILSKKTGTTVRPGQIVMVEIDQVFAHDLSGPLAISQLGKLGFAGFKSPEKVRFFLDHASPSSTVASANEQKTVRDFADEWGVELLDVGEGISHQIVMERFARPWDIIIGGDSHTCTGGAVGALAIGMGSTDVAVAMYLGKTWLRVPETMRFVLKGHLPKGVYSKDVMLHIIGAIGSGGATYRSMEFVGPAVDEWELHERAVMPNMAVEAGGKCGLMPSDSMTRRYFEEQGRPQDYQSLTPQLDAPCRFEMTVDVGTLEPQIALPHNVDLVVGVNDKKARGVKVHQIYLGTCTNGRVEDFRIAAGILKGHRIAKGTRLVATPASRQVYLEGLKEGLWTSIIEAGGLVNSPGCGACPGVQTGILGNGENCLSTMNRNFRGRMGNPEAFIYLASPACCAASALTGVITDPREVLA from the coding sequence GTGATGGTCGAAATCGATCAGGTCTTCGCGCATGATCTCTCCGGCCCGTTGGCGATCTCCCAGCTCGGCAAGCTCGGGTTTGCCGGTTTCAAGTCGCCGGAGAAGGTGCGCTTTTTCCTCGATCATGCCTCCCCCAGCTCGACCGTGGCATCGGCAAACGAACAGAAGACCGTGCGCGACTTCGCCGACGAATGGGGCGTCGAGCTGCTCGATGTCGGCGAGGGCATCAGCCACCAAATCGTCATGGAGCGCTTCGCCCGTCCCTGGGACATCATCATCGGCGGCGACTCCCACACCTGCACCGGCGGCGCGGTCGGTGCGCTGGCCATCGGCATGGGTTCCACCGATGTCGCGGTGGCGATGTACCTCGGCAAAACATGGCTGCGCGTCCCGGAGACCATGCGCTTTGTCCTGAAGGGGCATCTGCCCAAAGGCGTCTACTCCAAAGACGTCATGCTGCACATCATCGGCGCGATCGGCTCAGGCGGCGCGACATACCGTTCGATGGAATTCGTCGGTCCCGCCGTCGACGAATGGGAACTGCACGAACGCGCCGTGATGCCGAACATGGCGGTCGAAGCCGGTGGCAAGTGCGGATTGATGCCCTCCGACTCGATGACCAGGCGCTACTTCGAAGAGCAGGGACGTCCGCAGGACTACCAGTCGCTCACCCCGCAACTCGATGCGCCCTGCCGTTTCGAGATGACCGTCGATGTCGGCACACTCGAGCCGCAGATTGCCCTGCCGCACAATGTTGATCTGGTCGTCGGCGTCAATGACAAGAAGGCCAGGGGCGTCAAAGTGCACCAAATCTACCTGGGCACATGCACCAATGGCCGCGTCGAAGACTTCCGGATCGCCGCCGGCATCCTCAAGGGACATCGTATTGCCAAGGGTACGCGCCTGGTGGCGACACCGGCGTCGCGTCAGGTGTATCTCGAGGGTCTCAAAGAAGGGTTGTGGACTTCGATCATCGAGGCGGGCGGTCTGGTCAATTCCCCTGGCTGCGGCGCCTGCCCCGGAGTGCAGACCGGCATTCTCGGCAACGGCGAAAACTGTCTCTCGACGATGAACCGTAATTTTCGCGGACGCATGGGCAACCCCGAAGCGTTCATCTATTTGGCGTCACCCGCCTGCTGCGCCGCCTCAGCCCTCACCGGCGTGATCACCGATCCGCGCGAGGTGCTGGCATGA